A stretch of DNA from Endozoicomonas sp. 8E:
TCTGCTAACAATTATTACGACTTGGAGATAACCTGAGGCTTTGCAACTTTGACCGAAAATTCAGTAAAACAATCAAACTTTGGTATTCACCTTGACACTGGGCGCAGTGTTTTCAGAGTCAGGCCAACACTATCTCGTCGTCAAAGCCTTCTGAAAAGTTAAGGTGAAACTGTTTTACTGGATTTCAGGCCAGATATTCTTTGCTACCGGCCAGCTCCCCCGGGTTTACGTAAGGCCGTGCTTCCTGCAAATTTTTTGTTAATAAAAATGCAGTTAACGAGTTGAGTCGGAACGTTCCGCTCATGAGGGCCGCCAAAAAGCTGCTCTCGCGAGTGTTTGACATAAGACAGTTGTCAAATTCATTACCTGACAGAGATCCTCAGGCTCTGGCTGAATGACTTGAGACTGACTTATTACCTTCAGACTCCGAGTGTTTTGATCCTGATTCGATGGTCCTGATCTTGCACACTTCTGGTTATTATCCGGTCCTTAGCGGTTGGCAGAGTTTTGTGATACTGCCAGACCCGTTGCAATCATACAGAAATATTACATGCCCTGCTAATGCTTTTTGGGTATGACTGGCTCCTATGTATTGAAATCTTTTGTGATGGTCTGTTTAGTAAAGATTATGTCAGGAATGTGATGGATTCAGGGTTGCATCAGACGAGTAAGATGGATTATTGCTGTCAATTTTTGTCATTGTCAGAGGATGTTCAGTTTTGTGTCAGCAGAAAAAAAAAGACATCCATAAATTTGCTTTACCATCCATCTAGCCTACTTTTTCACCCATCACTGATTTTTTACCAAGACAGGTGAGTTCATGGCTCAGGCCCGCAATACTCTGATTGACCCCAGCTCAACGCCTTATTATCACTGCATGGCGAGATGTGTTCGTCAGGCTTACCTCTGTGGAGAGAATCACCTGACTGGCAAGAACTACGAGCATCGCCGCCAGTGGGTAGTGGATAAACTCCGGGAACTGGTTTCAGTCTTTGCTATCGAAGTCTGCGCTTACACTGTCATGTCGAATCATTATCATGTGGTTTTGCACATCAATCAGTCGTCTGCCAGAGGCTGGTCACGTAATGAGGTGCTTCATCGTTGGACGACCTTGTTCGCTGGACCGCTTCTGGTGCAAAGGCATCTGGCCGCTGACAAACTGGGCAGCGCTGAATTGGCCCGTATTGATGAATATGCTGAGCAATACCGGCGTCGTTTAACGGATATCAGCTGGTTTATGCGCTGCCTGAATGAATATCTTGCTCGTAAGGCCAACAAAGAAGACGAGTGTAAAGGACGCTTCTGGGAAGGTCGCTTTAAAAGCCAGGCATTGCTGGACGAAGCAGCCTTACTGACCTGCATGACCTATGTTGACTTGAATCCGATTCGGGCTGGAAAGGTAGAAACACCGGAAGAGTCAGACTACACGTCGATTCAGGAACGCGTGGAGCAGGTTACACATTCTGAGACCAAAAGGCAGCCGCCGTCCCTGAAACCTTTCTGTTTGCAGGGCCAGAATACGGACGTTGCCCTTCCCTATCTTCTTCACGACTATCTGGAACTGGTTGACTGGAGTGGCCGCATTGTCAGGACAGATAAGAAAGGTTCCATCCCGTCGTGTACCCCTCCTATTCTTCAAAGGTTGGACATTGATTCGGATGAGTGGCTGAAAACCATGCAATGGAATAATCGTTTTTATCGGGCAGTTGGCCGTCTGGAAGCGATGAAGGCCTTTGCACTTGAAGCCGGACAGAAGTGGCTTCGAGGTTTAAACGCCTGCAGTCGTTTGTACCTGACAGGTTAGCGAAGAAGTCAGTTAAGAAGTCAAAGACGCTCACTTTATCTCTTCGACTTATGTCGGAATGGATTTGCATTGTCTGAATTATGGCTTGGACAGCCTCTGTTCGTTGGATGTCGCTGTGTGTCTCATTGATACGCTACTTGAAGATATATTTTCTGATCCTTTTTGGGATTACAGTTTTTGAATGCCTTATTTCTTTGGGTGTTTTATGGGTGTCTTATTTTTTTTCTGGGTGTCTTATTTTTCTTTTTTATTTTTTTTCTGGGTGTCTTATTTTTCTTTTTTATTTTTTTTCTGGGTGTCTTATTTTTTTTCGTTCATTAATCAGAACAAACAGGGGCATCGTCGCATAATAAATACTCCCAGTTCGTTCTCTTCGCTCACCCGACGCCGCCTTTAGCGGCTCAGTTTAAGTAGGCGGCATGCTCTAAATAAAATCAGCTGTCATTGTGTCTCTGGCTCTGTCTGTGTCTGTGTCTCAGTTCTGTCTCTGCTTCTGTCTCTGCTTCTGTCTCTGCTCCTGTCTCTATTCCTGAATCTGTTTCTGACTGAATCTCTGTCTTTGCCTCGCTTGCTCCATCCATGAGCGTATTAAAAACTTCTACTGATCTCCACCGATCGGCTTCGCTTAACTCTGAAAAACGCTGAAAGAACAAATCAGTTAACGTTTTGTACAAAGTTCTATCAGTATCATTTCTTGGTGGGTAATCGAGCTGTGATTTTACAAATGGAGCTGCAAATGCTAACAGTTCAGGTTCTGCGGGTTCGCTTTGTAGTTTGGCTATCATTCTTGCCTGATACTCTGGTCTGGAAAGTGCCTGTGACAGAGGTTCTTGATTAAAACAAACTCTATGATCTCCTGAATTTGCACCATGGTGTACTCGGGATCGCTGCTTACAAACCGAACATAATAGATCACGATGAGTTGATCGTAATGTATCTAAACAATCCTCATGAAAATCATGTCCGCAGCAAAGGCTAGTGCTTTGCTGACCGCTGTTAATTTCATGTTGACAAATTGGACATACGTCAGCGTAACCTGTGCCGATTGTTAAACTTAAGCTGAAAACTAAAAAAATAAACAAGCGCATAAACAGCTACACCATTTAGATTTTAATCAAGAGAACAAACACTAAAAAAATTCCTGAGTAATGCATCTACTTCGCAGTCCCTGAATTTGTGATTAAGTGCTGCTTTGAGATTTGTGCTTTATGTACAGAGGGCGGTGTCATGTTCGTCCAGATCGAATTTCATCATAGTCCATCAGTTCACAGACTTCATGAAAAATGCTGAATCTTTCGCCACCCACTTCGGATTGGGTATGCCTTTAATGTTCTCATCAGGTTCCGGAAAACCCAGAGCCTCCAGAGCTTCGCACTGATCTTTAAACTTCCCAATGTTGCAGTACCAGGCTTTGAAGTTCATGTCCCTCATCATGAGTGCTGAGTCCAGATCCTTGGCCTCTATCAATTCATCAAATGTCATCAGTATCCTCTGAAGTCATTGTTGCCACGTACACTGCCGTACCTCTATCGGAGTCGATTCTGTTGTCGCAAGAGCTTCAGCTTCCACACGCTTCTTTCCGCTGGTCGCCAGGAATCCTATAAGCTCGCTGCTGCCCGTTTCAGTGCCGGGTATTTGATGGAAGAAATGCCAGTAAACGCATAACAACCCATGATGGCTATTGAACTGAACAGTTTGTAAAAGACGGTTCAGAGCCATCGGAGTGAGTGGGTGATTGTTCCAGAATGTTTATAGATAATTTGCACAACCCTTTTATCAGGGCCTGCAAGGGAAAGCCAGCTATATGAGCAAGCCCAAAATCAAGACTTCTATCATCCGAGTCACGGGATAGCGAGTATGCTTCGATTTCCATCGAAGTTTTCATTATCTCAGGATCAGGTCTTTTATTCTGCGTTATGTTTGAGAAGTAATTCTGGTGTTTATGATCATGTCTTGAAGCAAAAAAGTCAGGCGTCATTTCATGCGGCTGCATTGCTGACCAATAGACTATTTCTAATGCATTTCTATGCAGCTATTGTTCAAAATCAGCATCATTCAGTCCAAGAGCTTGCTGCAAGTTTATTGTATTGGTTGAATAATAGCCTTGTAAAAAATGCTCCAGCATACCTCTGATAAAAATTTTTACATCTTCAACGGCGATAGGATTTTGGTAATGGAGATCATGGTTTAAACGTTTTCCACGAGCATAAACAACAATGGCAACGATATTATCCATAAGGGCATTAAAAAAAGCTAACGGTTACCGACTTTTGCAAGGAACATTGTATTTAATGCATTCTCAGGGGGCAGGTTGTGCAAGACCTTTTCAAATATTTGGCTGTCTCCAAGATCTCCTTTTCTTGGCACGCTCAATCCCTTATTGACCGAACTATGGGGCAGGGTACCGAGATCGACTCCAGGCGTAAACGTTTCAAGCGCTTCTTCGCCCGGAGTGCCATGGGGCTTGATGATATGGCCAGAATAGTCCTTGACTGGATGCTGCCCGAAGGGAATTGGGTTGTCTGTCTGGATCCCACTAACTGGGACCTTGGCCAGTTCAAAATCAACATCATGATGGTCGCTAACTCTACAGCGTGAGATAGGTATGGGTTCCCAAGCTGGGACCCACAGGGTCTAAAAGCATGGGAACCTGAGTTTTGTGACACTCGCAAAGGCGGGAATCATTCAGCTTGAGTGAATAAGCCTGCAGTTATACCTGCTGGCGAGTACCCACTCATCCTTTTATATCAAGATTCGTTACGAAATTGTCCACTACAGAGGGTCATCTTCTACAGACTCACAGGCAGTAGGGGCGCAAGGATGGAAAACTTGATTGAAATGGCATCCGGTAGTCTACCATGAAGGCTTTGCACCCATTTCTGACGGCTATAACAATACAGGAGTCTTGGAATGTATAAACACTTCTTTTTTTGGCTATTAGTCATTTATCTACAAGATGTAAGAGCAGTTGAAGATTTAAGATTATTTTTCGTTGTGGAGCCATCTAATTTGAAATTCTTGTTGGAAGGGTGTTATCAATTTAATACAGAGTTCAGTTACTCTATAGAAGATGTTAAAGATGAAACTCAAGGAGAGCGTAAAGCAGTAGTCGTCTTTATGAAACATTTAAAAAACCCATTCTCTTGTTTTGTGGTTCCTTCTCGTGAGTTTGGGGTTTTTGCCGAGGGTTCTGATGATTATGAATTTTTTTTGCATTATTTTAATTTTGATGATGATGAGCCAGGTTTTACTCGATATATTATTACCAAATCTTTTTGGTATCATCTTTTTTATACGTCATTTATGGAGCAAAAAAATAGAGAGTCAAAGTTTGCTGAATCATTTGTTAGTAAAATCTCTGATTTGGAAGTAGTGCTGTTATTTAAATGCTTTGGTGATGAAAAATCGACGTATGATTGTAAAAACTATTTATCAGAGAGTCTTGAGTGGTTTGGATGGAGTCTTGAAACTAAAGACAGAAGAAAAGACGGTTTTATATACATTAGAATTATTATTCCTCTTGGAAATGAAAGTCATAATAATTTTCAGACTTTTCAGCTAGATTCCAATGTTCGTTTGGATATTGAAAAATCAGGTGTTAGAAGGAAAGGAGAGAGAAATAAAGGTTCTATGATTTTTTTTCCATCAGTGGTATGTCAGAAGAATTCCTGCGAAACACTGGCTCATGGCAGCGTACAGAATCGGGAAGACTATTGTGCTTTCGGAATGATTGGTCCAAACAATGCCTGTGTATGGACATTTCCCAGAAACTACAACCAACTCGAAACTTTTGTTGAAGAGAGCCCCAATACTGGTTCTGATGCTACAGCTAAAAATGTCTATGAAGCCTGCAGAGATTACACTAAAATCCCGGCAGATGTGTTGAATGCCGCTAAATCCTTACTCGTTGCTCTGAAGGGAATTGTCAATAGTTTCATAAGAGTAAATTCTGATGGTTCTGACAGTCTGAAAGATACGAGTGAATATTTAAAACAGCTTGGCTTTGAGGTTCACAATATGCCAACTGATGGCTACTGTGGCTGGCATGCTATCCTGAGTTGGATCAAAAGCAATAGATATGAGCTTTTATCTGAAATGACTGAAAATCCAGATGATTTAACGGCACAGGGAGTATTTGAATATTTTTCTGCCAGGGCTCAAAAACGGGTTAAGGAAGGTGATGAACCTGACTATATAGTATCAATGGCCAATGAAATGAATGGGTCTAATTCGGATAGAATGTGGCTTGAAGATAATCATATTCGTTTCCTGATTGCCCCGTTTATCAACCAAAATATTTTAATGTTTGATATAGCTTCTAATGCTCCCACTCCAGGATGTCCTTTTCAAGTCAGCTTGATAAGGCCAGATGGTGTTGATGTTAACTTTCAGAATCAAAACGAAATTGTCGAAGCGCTACATGAAAATCGTCATTGTATGATGTTGCTTCATGCTTCTAATCATTGGTTGTTGATAATGCCTGCTGATCAAGTGGCCAGAACTCAAGATAATCAAGGGAATACAACTTCACTGGATTTGCCCGGAGATTCGTTTGAAATTGACTGGAGTAAAGTCGTTGTTCCACTCTCTTTTTCTGAATAAGTAGCTCAGTAAACGAAAGCGCATTGTAATGCCCGTTATTGCTATTGAGCCAGTTATTCTCACTGAAATATCGGGTATTGCCATGCAACTTTACTATTGGTCCATATTTTTTCCTGACTGTTCAAAAAAATTGATAAAAATAAGGTCGTTGGCTATCTGAGGGTGTTCACCGGATCAGAGGCCATCTACCACAGAGTGCTGCATTGGCAATGTGTCTGAGCATAACCGATGCAGGGTCTTCATTACTTTCATTTGTCAAGGGTCATAGTACTACTAGAGTTCACAATTGGTAATCCAAGAGGAAGTGACGCAGTGAAAGCATTTTTTTTCATTCTTATCTTTTTTTTTACGCAATTTTCTATGGCAGGGAGATTTTCTGATGCTATTTTAAGTGAAAATTTTACAGCAATAGAAGAATTGATCAAGAAAGGTTATATGCTCGACAGAGAAGATGAAGCCGTGTCCGACGCACTTAATTCCGGATCATTGGAAATGCTGCTTTTTGTGCTTAAGCATGGTGCTAACCCGAATTCATTTACCTATACACATACCTATAATAGTTTGAGGGTCGCACATATTTTAAATGATGCCTCAACGATATCTGAAATTGTTGCATTACTCAGTTTTGGTGCAAACCCTTTTGGTGACTCTCTATGGGAGTGTAACCATGCATTAGTTGATAAAAGGTGGCTGCATTT
This window harbors:
- a CDS encoding transposase, with protein sequence MAQARNTLIDPSSTPYYHCMARCVRQAYLCGENHLTGKNYEHRRQWVVDKLRELVSVFAIEVCAYTVMSNHYHVVLHINQSSARGWSRNEVLHRWTTLFAGPLLVQRHLAADKLGSAELARIDEYAEQYRRRLTDISWFMRCLNEYLARKANKEDECKGRFWEGRFKSQALLDEAALLTCMTYVDLNPIRAGKVETPEESDYTSIQERVEQVTHSETKRQPPSLKPFCLQGQNTDVALPYLLHDYLELVDWSGRIVRTDKKGSIPSCTPPILQRLDIDSDEWLKTMQWNNRFYRAVGRLEAMKAFALEAGQKWLRGLNACSRLYLTG
- a CDS encoding RING finger protein, giving the protein MRLFIFLVFSLSLTIGTGYADVCPICQHEINSGQQSTSLCCGHDFHEDCLDTLRSTHRDLLCSVCKQRSRVHHGANSGDHRVCFNQEPLSQALSRPEYQARMIAKLQSEPAEPELLAFAAPFVKSQLDYPPRNDTDRTLYKTLTDLFFQRFSELSEADRWRSVEVFNTLMDGASEAKTEIQSETDSGIETGAETEAETEAETELRHRHRQSQRHNDS